A window of Variovorax sp. HW608 genomic DNA:
GCTGGTGACCCGATCCATCCACAAGCCGGGCCACTACACCGGCGTGTTTCCCATCGACGACAATGCCGCCTGGGAAAAGAATGCAGCCACGCTCAAGCAACTGCACAGTCTGCGCGAGCGCCTCAAGGCGCTGGAAAAACTGACGATGCAGGACAAGAAATCATGACGCTCGATATCCATCAAATCCTCAAGCTGCTTCCCCACCGCTACCCGTTCCTGCTTGTGGATCGCGTGATCGATATGGAGAAGGGCAAGCGCATCACGGCGATCAAGAACGTGACCATGAACGAGCCGTTCTTCAATGGCCATTTCCCGCACCGGCCGGTGATGCCGGGCGTGCTGATGCTCGAGGCGATGGCGCAGGCAGCGGCGCTGCTTTCGTTCCACTCGCTGGACATCGTTCCGGACGACAACACGATCTACTACTTCGCGGCGATCGACGGCGCGCGCTTCAAGCGTCCCGTCGAGCCCGGCGACCAGCTGAGGCTCGAAGTCGAGATCGAGCGCATGAAGGCCGGCATCTCGAAGTTCAAGGGCAAGGCGTCCGTCGGTGCCGAACTGGCGTGCGAGGCCACCCTGATGTGCGCCATGCGGCAGATCAATTGAGCCTGCGCCGCGCATGACTCTGATTCATCCCACGGCCATCGTCGACCCCGCCGCGCAACTGGACCCCACCGTCAGCGTCGGGCCCTACGCGGTGATCGGGCCGCACGTGCGCGTGGGTGCCGGCACCACGATCGGTGCGCACTGCGTGATCGAGGGCCGCACCACCATCGGCCGCGACAACCGGATATTCCAGTTCGCTTCCCTTGGCGCGATTCCGCAGGACAAGAAATACGCCGGCGAGCCGACCGAGCTCGTGATCGGCGATCGCAACACCATTCGCGAGTTCTGCACCTTCAATCTCGGCACCGCGCAGGACGCCGGCGTCACGCGCGTGGGCGACGACAACTGGATCATGGCGTACGTGCACATCGCGCACGATTGCCAGCTCGGCAGCCAGATCACCATGGCGAACAACGTGACCTTGGCCGGCCACGTCCACGTCGAGGACTGGGCGACCGTGGGCGGCCTCGCCGGCGTGCTCCAGCGCATGCGGATCGGCGCCCATACGATGGTCGGCTTCGCGAGCCACGTCAACAAGGATGTCCCGCCCTACATGGTGGTCGACGGCAGTCCGCTGGTCGTGCGTGGCGTCAATCTCGTCGGCCTCCGGCGCCGTGATTTCTCGGCCGAGCGCATCGCGGCCATCCGCGAGATGCACAAGTTGCTCTATCGCCAGGGCAAGACACTGGACGAAGCCCGCGAGGGCATCGCCGGGCTGGCCGCCGAGATGCCCCGCGCGGCGGAAGACATCGCCCGGATGGACGCTTTCCTGGGCAATGCCGTGAACGGCATCGCGCGCTGAACCCAATGTCGGTCGAAGCTGCAACGCGACAGTTCGCGCTGGTCGCAGGAGAAGCATCGGGCGATCTGCTGGCCGGGCTGCTGCTCGACGGCCTGCAGGCGCGCTGGCCCGAGCTGAAGGCGGTCGGGATCGGCGGCCCGCAGATGCTGTCGCGCGGCTTCGAAACCTGGTGGCCGCAGGAGAAGCTCGCGGTCCGCGGCTACATCGAAGTCCTGCGGCATTACGCCGAGATCGCCGGCATCCGCCGCCAGCTCAGGGCGCGCCTCCAGGGCGAGCGGCCGGACATCTTCATCGGCGTCGATGCGCCGGATTTCAACCTGGATCTCGAGGCCGGCCTGCGTGCCAGCGGCATCAAGACGGCGCACTTCGTCTGTCCCTCGATCTGGGCATGGCGTCCCGAACGCGTGGTGAAGCTGCGTGCCGCTGCCGATCACGTCCTTTGCATCTTTCCGTTCGAGCCCGAGCTGCTTGCCAAGCACGGCATCGCCGCCACCTACGTCGGTCACCCGCTGGCCAAGGTCATCCCGATGACGCCCGATCGCGCGTCGGCTCGCGCCTCGCTCGGGCTGGCGGCCGATGCCACCGTGGTGGCCTTGCTGCCAGGAAGCCGCCGCTCGGAGATCCGCCACATCGCGCCGCGGTTCTTTGCCTCCGCGGCGCTCATGCGCAAGGCCCGGCCGTCGTTGCAGTTCATCGTTCCGGTCCTGCCGACGCTGCGGGCGGAGATCGAGCAGTTGCTTGAGGCCAGCGGGATGGCGGGCCAGGTGACGCTGCTCCACGGTCAATCCCATGCGGTGCTGGCCGCCTGCGACGTGACCTTGATCGCGAGCGGCACCGCCACGCTCGAGGCGGCGCTCTTCAAGCGGCCGATGGTGATCTCCTATCACATGAATTCGCTGACCTGGAACCTGATCATGCGGCACAAGCAGCTTCAGCCCTGGGTCGGACTGCCCAACATCCTTGCAGGAGAGTTCGTCGTGCCCGAGGTGCTCCAGGAGCGTGCAACGCCGCAGGCCTTGGCCGAGGCGACGCTCGAATGGCTCGACGCACCCGACAGGGTTCACGCCTTGCAACAACGTTTTTGCGCCCTGCACAGCGAATTGCTGCGCGATACACCGACACTGTGCGCTGATGCGATCCAGAAAGTTCTTGAAGGCTGAGCAGGCCACGCTGGCCTGGGACGCGCCGGGCCTGGTGGCCGGCGTCGACGAAGCGGGGCGCGGCCCGCTGGCGGGCCCGGTCGTTGCCGCGGCGGTGATCCTCGACGATCAGCGCCCGATCCGCGGCCTGGCGGATTCGAAGACCCTGACCGCTCTGCAGCGCGAAAGGCTCAACGACCAGATCCTGGCCAGGGCCCTGTGCTGCTCGATCGCGCAGGCGAGCGTCGAGGAGATCGACACGCACAACATCCTGCAGGCGACGATGCTCGCGATGCGCAGGGCGGTCGAGGGCCTGCGGCTCAAGCCGGCCAAGGTGCTGGTGGACGGCAACCGGCTCCCGACGCTCGATGTGCTGGCGGAGGCCGTGGTCAAGGGCGATGCGCGCATCAAGGCGATCTCGGCCGCTTCGATCCTCGCGAAGGTCTACCGCGACCGGCTCTGCGAGCAGCTTCACGCGGAGTTTCCGCTCTACGGCTTTGCCGGCCACAAAGGTTACAGCACGCCGGAGCACCTCGAGGCGCTGGAACGGCACGGCGCGTGCGTGCATCACCGGCGATCGTTCAGTCCCGTGGCGGCGGTGCTGGCGCGCGATTCGGGCGGGGCGGCGGGCATCCAGGGGGTCGGCGCCATCGTGGTGGAGGCGACGGGTGCCCTGATCCGGATCGCGCCATGACGTCCGAGCCCAGCCACATCACGTCGCGCGACAACGCACTGCTCAAGGAACTGCGAAAGCTCTCGCACGAGCCCGGCGCCTACCGCAAGGCCGGCCGGGTCTGGCTCGAGGGCGATCATCTTTGCCGGGCGGCCCGCGAGCGGGGTGTTCGCGCCGCGGTCGCGGTGTTCACGGAATCGGTCTGGCCGGCGGCGCGGGCCGAGTGGTCCGGGGCGGCCGACAAGACCGTCGTCATCGCCGACGCGCTGATGGCTGGCGTCAGCGGACTCGAATCCCCGGCGCCGATGGGGTTCGTGCTCGATCTGCCGTCGCGTCCAGCGGTCGAATCGCATGCACCCAGCGTGGTTCTCGACCGCCTCCAGGACGCCGGAAACGTCGGCTCCATCCTCCGCAGTGCCGCGGCGTTCGGATTCAGGCAGGTGATCGCCCTGAAGGGCACCGCCGCGTTGTGGTCGCCGAAGGTGCTGCGCGCCGGCATGGGGGCGCATTTCGGCCTCCGGCTCATCGAGGGGGCGGAGATCGCCGCACTGGACGCCCTTTCGGTGCCTTTTGTGGCCACGAGCTCGCACCGCGGCGACTGGCTGCACCGGGCCGAATTGCCGTATCCGTGCGCCTGGCTCATGGGGCACGAGGGGCAGGGCGTTTCGGCCGAACTCGAGGCGCGGGCCGCGCGGCACATCCGGATTGCGCAGCCGGGCGGTGAAGAGTCGCTGAACGTGGCCGCCGCCGCCGCAATTTGCCTGCATGCCAGCGCCGCGCAGGCGAAGTCGTGACCCGGCGCCGGGTATAATCAAGGGCTTTCCCGAACATACCCCGCCCAGAGCGCACGCAAGCCAACTCCTCGACGAAAGTCGCGACCCGCGAGTCACATCTTGGGTTCGCTTTGGGCGTCATCCATCCGGAGATCCCAGTGCTTTTGTCTCTCAAGGGAAAATTCCCGCCCGCCATCCTGGCGCTTGCAGACGGCACGGTCTTTCTCGGCAACTCGATCGGCGCCACCGGCGTCACGACCGGCGAAGTGGTGTTCAACACCGCGATGACCGGTTACCAGGAAATCCTGACCGACCCGAGCTATTGCCAGCAGATCGTGACGCTCACGTATCCGCATATCGGCAACTACGGCGTCAACGAGGAAGACATCGAGGCCGACAAGATCCATGCCGCAGGCCTGATCATCAAGGACCTGCCGCGCGTCGCGTCGAACTTCCGCAAGACCGCCTCGCTGAACGAGTACCTCGTGCGCGGCAACACGGTCGCCATCGCCAACATCGATACCCGCAAGCTGACGCGCCATCTGCGCACCAAAGGTGCCCAGAATGGCTGCATCCTCGGCCTCGCCGATGGTGAGGCCGTCACCCAGGCACTGATCGACAAGGCCATCGCCGCCGCCAAGGCGGCGCCGAGCATGGCCGGGCTCGACCTGGCCAAGGTCGTGTCGGTCAAGGAAACCTACGAATGGACCCAGACCGAGTGGAAGCTCGGCTCGGGCTACGGCGTGCAGATCACGCCCCGCTTCCACGTCGTCGCGTTCGACTACGGCGTCAAGAAGAACATCCTGCGCATGATCGCCCAGCGTGGGGCGCGCATCACGGTCGTGCCGGCCCAGACGCCTGCGGCCGACGTGCTGAAGCTGCGTCCGGACGGCATCTTCCTGGCCAACGGCCCGGGCGATCCGGAGCCATGCGACTACGCCATCGAATCGACGCGCCAGCTCATCGAAACCGGCATTCCGGTGTTCGGCATCTGCCTCGGCCACCAGATCATGGCGTTGGCTTCGGGTGCGAAGACCTTCAAGATGAAGTTCGGCCACCACGGCGCGAACCATCCGGTGAAGGACCTCGACAACGGCCGCGTGAGCATCACCAGCCAGAACCACGGCTTCGCGGTCGACGAGAAGAGCCTGCCGGCGAACCTGCGACCGACGCACGTCAGCCTGTTCGACAACACGCTGCAGGGGCTCGCGCGCACCGACAAGCCGGCGTTCTGCTTCCAGGGCCATCCGGAGGCTTCGCCCGGCCCGCACGATATCGGTTACCTGTTCGACCGCTTCACGGCACTCATGCAAAGTCACAAAGAAGGACAGAAGAATGCCTAAGCGCACAGACCTCAAGAGCATCCTCATCATCGGCGCCGGCCCGATCATCATCGGTCAGGCTTGCGAGTTCGACTACTCCGGCGTGCAGGCCTGCAAGGCGCTGCGCGAGGAGGGCTACAAGGTCATCCTGATCAACAGCAACCCCGCGACGATCATGACCGACCCGGCCACGGCCGACGTCACCTACATCGAGCCGATCACCTGGCAGACGGTCGAGAAGATCATCGCCAAGGAGCGCCCCGACGCGATCCTGCCGACCATGGGCGGACAGACGGCGCTGAACTGCGCGCTCGACCTCTGGCGCAACGGCGTGCTCGACAAGTACAAGGTCGAGCTGATCGGCGCCACACCGGAAGCCATCGACAAGGCCGAAGACCGCCTGAAGTTCAAGGACGCGATGACCAAGATCGGTCTCGGCTCGGCGCGTTCGGGCATCGCGCACTCGATGGACGAGGCCTGGGCGGTGCAGAAGCACGTCGGCTTCCCGACCGTGATCCGCCCAAGCTTCACGCTCGGCGGCACGGGCGGCGGCATCGCCTACAACCCGGAAGAGTTCGAAGTCATCTGCAAGCGCGGCCTGGAAGCCTCGCCGACCAACGAACTGCTGATCGAGGAATCGCTGCTCGGCTGGAAAGAGTACGAGATGGAAGTCGTGCGCGACAAGGCCGACAACTGCATCATCGTCTGCTCGATCGAGAACCTCGACCCGATGGGCGTCCACACCGGCGACTCGATCACCGTCGCGCCGGCCCAGACGCTGACCGACAAGGAATACCAGATCATGCGCAACGCCTCGCTGGCGGTGCTGCGCGAGATCGGCGTCGACACCGGTGGCTCGAACGTCCAGTTCTCGGTCAATCCGAAGGACGGCCGCATGATCGTCATCGAGATGAATCCGCGTGTCTCGCGTTCGTCCGCACTGGCATCGAAGGCCACCGGCTTCCCGATCGCCAAGGTCGCGGCCAAGCTGGCGGTCGGCTACACGCTCGACGAACTGCGCAACGAGATCACCGGCGGCGCCACGCCGGCGAGCTTCGAGCCGAGCATC
This region includes:
- the lpxA gene encoding acyl-ACP--UDP-N-acetylglucosamine O-acyltransferase, yielding MTLIHPTAIVDPAAQLDPTVSVGPYAVIGPHVRVGAGTTIGAHCVIEGRTTIGRDNRIFQFASLGAIPQDKKYAGEPTELVIGDRNTIREFCTFNLGTAQDAGVTRVGDDNWIMAYVHIAHDCQLGSQITMANNVTLAGHVHVEDWATVGGLAGVLQRMRIGAHTMVGFASHVNKDVPPYMVVDGSPLVVRGVNLVGLRRRDFSAERIAAIREMHKLLYRQGKTLDEAREGIAGLAAEMPRAAEDIARMDAFLGNAVNGIAR
- the lpxB gene encoding lipid-A-disaccharide synthase, translated to MSVEAATRQFALVAGEASGDLLAGLLLDGLQARWPELKAVGIGGPQMLSRGFETWWPQEKLAVRGYIEVLRHYAEIAGIRRQLRARLQGERPDIFIGVDAPDFNLDLEAGLRASGIKTAHFVCPSIWAWRPERVVKLRAAADHVLCIFPFEPELLAKHGIAATYVGHPLAKVIPMTPDRASARASLGLAADATVVALLPGSRRSEIRHIAPRFFASAALMRKARPSLQFIVPVLPTLRAEIEQLLEASGMAGQVTLLHGQSHAVLAACDVTLIASGTATLEAALFKRPMVISYHMNSLTWNLIMRHKQLQPWVGLPNILAGEFVVPEVLQERATPQALAEATLEWLDAPDRVHALQQRFCALHSELLRDTPTLCADAIQKVLEG
- a CDS encoding TrmH family RNA methyltransferase — translated: MTSEPSHITSRDNALLKELRKLSHEPGAYRKAGRVWLEGDHLCRAARERGVRAAVAVFTESVWPAARAEWSGAADKTVVIADALMAGVSGLESPAPMGFVLDLPSRPAVESHAPSVVLDRLQDAGNVGSILRSAAAFGFRQVIALKGTAALWSPKVLRAGMGAHFGLRLIEGAEIAALDALSVPFVATSSHRGDWLHRAELPYPCAWLMGHEGQGVSAELEARAARHIRIAQPGGEESLNVAAAAAICLHASAAQAKS
- the fabZ gene encoding 3-hydroxyacyl-ACP dehydratase FabZ, yielding MTLDIHQILKLLPHRYPFLLVDRVIDMEKGKRITAIKNVTMNEPFFNGHFPHRPVMPGVLMLEAMAQAAALLSFHSLDIVPDDNTIYYFAAIDGARFKRPVEPGDQLRLEVEIERMKAGISKFKGKASVGAELACEATLMCAMRQIN
- the carA gene encoding glutamine-hydrolyzing carbamoyl-phosphate synthase small subunit → MLLSLKGKFPPAILALADGTVFLGNSIGATGVTTGEVVFNTAMTGYQEILTDPSYCQQIVTLTYPHIGNYGVNEEDIEADKIHAAGLIIKDLPRVASNFRKTASLNEYLVRGNTVAIANIDTRKLTRHLRTKGAQNGCILGLADGEAVTQALIDKAIAAAKAAPSMAGLDLAKVVSVKETYEWTQTEWKLGSGYGVQITPRFHVVAFDYGVKKNILRMIAQRGARITVVPAQTPAADVLKLRPDGIFLANGPGDPEPCDYAIESTRQLIETGIPVFGICLGHQIMALASGAKTFKMKFGHHGANHPVKDLDNGRVSITSQNHGFAVDEKSLPANLRPTHVSLFDNTLQGLARTDKPAFCFQGHPEASPGPHDIGYLFDRFTALMQSHKEGQKNA
- the rnhB gene encoding ribonuclease HII, producing the protein MRSRKFLKAEQATLAWDAPGLVAGVDEAGRGPLAGPVVAAAVILDDQRPIRGLADSKTLTALQRERLNDQILARALCCSIAQASVEEIDTHNILQATMLAMRRAVEGLRLKPAKVLVDGNRLPTLDVLAEAVVKGDARIKAISAASILAKVYRDRLCEQLHAEFPLYGFAGHKGYSTPEHLEALERHGACVHHRRSFSPVAAVLARDSGGAAGIQGVGAIVVEATGALIRIAP